The Limosilactobacillus panis DNA segment CTTTAACAACTCAATTTTTATAATCGCCCATATTCTAAATTCTTCGTGACCGATTGTCAATCGAAAACTAGTCCTTAGGCGCAATTACAACGCTCCGGTAGGGGTCCCGACCGTGTGAATACGTCCGTACGTGGTCGTTGTCCTCTAATTCCCGGTGCAATTGCTTGCGCTCCCGCGCCGGCATCGGGTCCAGGTAAACCGCCTGGCCACTAGCAACCACCTCGGTAACCGCCCGTTCCGCAATTTCGTGGAGGGCTGCTTGCCGCCGTTGACGATAGTTAGACGTGTCTAAAATGACTGCTGTCTTGGGGGCCCCGTGGTAGTTCATAAAAGCAGCACTGATTTGTTCCATCGCGTTGATCCGCCGGCCGTGGTGGCCAATCACCTTACCAGATTGTCCCGTCTTGATGTCAATTGTGATTGCATGGGCGGCCACCTTGCTGATTTCGGGTTTAGTCTCAATGCCCAGTGTTGCAAAAACTTTCTTGAGGTAAACGGTCAGCTGCTGTCCGGTATTTCTGGTGTGGCGAACGTTGGCTTCGTGCCGGGCTGCAATCACGGCCGGGTCCTGGTCGCTTCCCCGTTTGCCATCGTTAGTTGGGACGTCGACTTCCTTGGCGACTGGTGCCTGCATTCCCGCATTTTTTTGCGGCTTCTTGACTGCTGGTGTCTTAACTGTGGTTGTCACCTTTTTGACAACGGGTGGCTTCACCGTTGCCTCAATCTTTGCTGGGCGCCGGCCAATTCCCAAAAATCCCTTCCGCGGCTGGTCGATGATTTCGACCTTTAATTCCTTTTCTAGCTTGTGTAGGGACCGACTGGCAACTTGAATCGCTTCTTTAACTGTCTTGCCCGTATAAACGACCATAAATATTTCCTCCCCGAATTAGTATCCTTTATTAAGGATACCACCTTTTCAAAATTTCATTTCCCGGGAAATACATCCTTTGCAGGGTCCGTATTTTCATTATATAATAAACATTAAATTTTGATTAGAAACAAAGGAGGGCGCCTATGCGACCACGAATTGCCATTCCTGCTGATACCTTAACTGAAGCAACCAACATTATCAACGAGCGAAACGCCGCCTTTGCGCCCCGCCCGTTGATTGAAGCCATCGTTAAGTCTGGTGGGGTTTCCGTCATCTTTCCGATTGTTGAACCTGAATTAGCCGTAGATTACCTAGGCCTGTTTGATGGCATTATCTTTGCCGGCGGTGCCGATGTCGACCCGACCTTTTACAATGAAGAACCTCACCAGCAACTGGGCACGACCTACCGGAAACGGGACTTGTTTGAGATTGCCCTCTTAAAGCAAGCCCTGGC contains these protein-coding regions:
- the jag gene encoding RNA-binding cell elongation regulator Jag/EloR, with the translated sequence MVVYTGKTVKEAIQVASRSLHKLEKELKVEIIDQPRKGFLGIGRRPAKIEATVKPPVVKKVTTTVKTPAVKKPQKNAGMQAPVAKEVDVPTNDGKRGSDQDPAVIAARHEANVRHTRNTGQQLTVYLKKVFATLGIETKPEISKVAAHAITIDIKTGQSGKVIGHHGRRINAMEQISAAFMNYHGAPKTAVILDTSNYRQRRQAALHEIAERAVTEVVASGQAVYLDPMPARERKQLHRELEDNDHVRTYSHGRDPYRSVVIAPKD